One genomic segment of Chitinophaga parva includes these proteins:
- a CDS encoding NAD(P)H-binding protein — translation MKVIVTGSLGNVAKPLVQTLAQQGHDVTVISSSPDKQAAIEAIGASAAIGVVNDVAFLEKTFQGAEAVFAMIPPNHATHDLRAYYRDVAGNYAQATRKAGVKHIVHLSSYGAHLDHGTGIILGAHDAEQILNTLNDITVTHLRPGYFATNLFAYVGMIKSAGFMASNHGDNDRILLVHPRDIAAAAAAAFNNRVPGRSIRYVVSEEHTCQEIAQALGAAIGKPDLTWKTFPDEQVLQSLLGAGLPEHFAVNLVELGSAIHTGLLEEDYIHHKPFVGTTTLADVAKEFAAVYHQ, via the coding sequence ATGAAAGTAATAGTAACAGGTTCTTTGGGCAATGTAGCCAAACCCCTGGTGCAGACACTGGCGCAGCAGGGGCATGATGTAACTGTGATCAGCAGCAGCCCGGATAAGCAGGCGGCCATTGAAGCGATTGGCGCCAGCGCGGCCATTGGCGTTGTAAATGACGTGGCTTTCCTGGAGAAAACGTTCCAGGGTGCGGAAGCAGTGTTTGCCATGATACCGCCCAACCATGCTACCCACGACCTGCGCGCCTACTACCGTGATGTGGCAGGCAATTATGCACAGGCAACCCGCAAGGCAGGTGTAAAACACATCGTTCACCTGAGCAGTTATGGCGCCCACCTGGACCATGGCACAGGCATTATCCTGGGAGCGCACGATGCTGAGCAAATACTCAACACACTGAACGATATAACGGTTACGCACCTACGTCCCGGCTATTTTGCCACGAACCTCTTTGCCTATGTGGGCATGATCAAAAGTGCTGGTTTCATGGCTTCTAATCATGGGGATAATGACCGCATCCTGCTGGTGCACCCGCGCGATATCGCCGCTGCCGCCGCCGCTGCATTCAATAACAGGGTACCCGGCCGCAGCATCCGTTACGTGGTAAGTGAAGAGCACACCTGCCAGGAAATTGCGCAGGCATTAGGCGCCGCCATTGGCAAGCCGGATCTTACCTGGAAAACCTTCCCGGACGAGCAGGTGCTGCAAAGCCTGCTGGGCGCTGGTTTGCCGGAGCATTTTGCGGTAAACCTCGTTGAGCTGGGCAGTGCCATCCACACTGGCCTGCTGGAGGAAGACTATATCCATCACAAGCCCTTCGTGGGAACAACCACGCTGGCGGATGTGGCAAAGGAATTTGCAGCGGTGTACCATCAATAA
- a CDS encoding ArsR/SmtB family transcription factor encodes MRRDIFQAIADPTRRAILALLALQAMTPNGLAEHFQTTRQAVSKHLQILAECEVVTSQQQGREVYYHLEAKKMEEIDKWLEQFRKLWENRFEQLDQVLLNLKNKKR; translated from the coding sequence ATGAGACGAGATATATTCCAGGCCATTGCAGACCCCACGCGGCGCGCCATCCTGGCCCTGCTGGCCCTGCAGGCCATGACGCCCAACGGGCTGGCAGAACATTTCCAGACCACCCGCCAGGCCGTGTCTAAACACCTGCAGATCCTGGCAGAATGTGAAGTAGTGACCTCCCAGCAGCAAGGCCGGGAAGTGTATTACCACCTGGAAGCAAAGAAAATGGAGGAGATCGATAAATGGCTAGAGCAGTTCCGGAAACTATGGGAGAACCGCTTTGAACAACTGGATCAAGTATTGTTGAACCTGAAAAATAAAAAACGATGA
- a CDS encoding SRPBCC domain-containing protein, which translates to MNKAILFNFIVDKEHNKIKVDRSFDAPADLVWAAWTEADILDQWWAPKPYKNETKSMDFRVGGRWLYCMLSPKGERHWCLFNYESITPGKHYAGNDAFCDENGVANDDKPRVRWSNSFKSEGDSTVVNVEMDFESLQDLEAIISMGFREGFTMGMENLDEYIKAQFYLRKQKKPNNQPRVSSYVNFPGNTEEAFNFYRSVFKTEFVNGIQRFDEAPSDPQHPLSDALKKMILHVELPLLDGHVLMGTDAPGEMGFTVTQGNNMHINLEPASREEADRIFNALSAGGNISMPLQDMFWGAYFGSFTDKFGINWMVNYQPVA; encoded by the coding sequence ATGAACAAAGCCATTCTATTCAATTTTATTGTTGACAAGGAGCACAACAAGATCAAAGTGGACCGCTCTTTTGATGCCCCGGCAGACCTGGTATGGGCCGCGTGGACAGAGGCGGACATCCTGGACCAATGGTGGGCGCCCAAGCCTTATAAAAATGAAACCAAGTCCATGGACTTCCGCGTGGGTGGCCGCTGGCTGTACTGCATGCTGAGCCCCAAGGGCGAAAGACACTGGTGCCTGTTCAATTATGAAAGCATTACACCCGGAAAACATTACGCCGGCAATGATGCCTTCTGCGACGAGAACGGCGTGGCCAATGACGACAAACCCCGCGTAAGATGGAGTAACAGTTTTAAATCGGAAGGTGATAGTACCGTGGTGAATGTGGAGATGGATTTTGAATCGCTCCAGGACCTGGAAGCCATTATCAGCATGGGTTTCCGCGAAGGCTTTACCATGGGCATGGAAAACCTGGACGAATACATCAAGGCACAGTTTTACCTGCGCAAACAAAAGAAGCCCAACAACCAACCCCGCGTATCCAGCTATGTAAACTTCCCGGGCAATACGGAAGAGGCCTTCAACTTCTATCGCTCCGTATTCAAAACTGAATTTGTAAATGGTATACAACGTTTTGATGAAGCGCCTTCCGATCCGCAGCATCCGCTGTCTGACGCATTGAAGAAAATGATACTTCACGTGGAGCTGCCCCTGCTGGATGGGCACGTGCTCATGGGTACGGATGCACCCGGGGAAATGGGCTTTACAGTAACCCAGGGCAATAACATGCATATTAACCTGGAGCCTGCATCCCGCGAAGAAGCAGATCGTATTTTTAATGCATTGTCTGCCGGGGGCAATATCTCCATGCCACTGCAGGATATGTTCTGGGGCGCTTACTTTGGCAGCTTCACGGATAAATTCGGGATCAACTGGATGGTGAATTACCAGCCGGTGGCTTAG
- a CDS encoding serine hydrolase domain-containing protein has product MAINRWVDTPGTVGRHNSGNPITVGYIIQQKAGMPLSTYAAKNLFAPLQIQDFRWDFRPDPSNENNYCQVFLTPRDMAKFGQLFLQNGRRKGKQLLPAAWVRESTAPHSVVQNIPYGYFWWLKYLDAGNTRYYSFAAQGNGGQKIYVFRSLDLVVVTTGANFNSKSPADELIAKFVLPAFNKKGPQ; this is encoded by the coding sequence ATGGCAATCAACAGGTGGGTTGACACACCGGGCACCGTGGGCCGTCACAACTCCGGCAATCCTATTACTGTGGGTTATATCATCCAGCAAAAAGCAGGCATGCCTTTGTCCACCTATGCCGCTAAAAATCTTTTTGCGCCCTTACAGATCCAGGACTTCCGGTGGGATTTCCGCCCGGACCCATCCAATGAAAATAACTACTGCCAGGTATTCCTGACGCCCAGGGACATGGCCAAGTTCGGGCAACTGTTTTTGCAAAACGGGCGGAGGAAAGGTAAGCAGCTCCTACCGGCAGCTTGGGTCAGGGAATCCACCGCCCCGCACTCCGTTGTGCAAAATATACCGTATGGTTACTTCTGGTGGCTCAAGTACCTGGACGCGGGGAACACGCGCTATTACAGCTTTGCAGCCCAGGGCAATGGTGGCCAGAAGATCTACGTATTCCGCAGCCTGGACCTGGTAGTGGTGACCACCGGCGCAAATTTTAATTCCAAATCACCGGCAGATGAACTGATCGCAAAATTTGTGCTGCCGGCATTTAATAAAAAAGGCCCGCAATAA
- a CDS encoding glycoside hydrolase family 3 N-terminal domain-containing protein, producing MTRTRIILFALLLTTGSAGAQTYKNAKAPVPARVKDLLQRMTLEEKVGQLNTLLGWEMYEKHGDAVTVSEAFRQIETKRYIGSFWATLRADPWTKKTLETGLSPRQSAMATNALQRYMMEHSRLGIPLLLAEECPHGHMAIGTTVFPTSIGQASTWDTALIHDMASTIAAEARAQGAHIGYGPVLDLVREPRWSRVEETYGEDPYLIGQMGVAMVKGFQGTGINSGHNVISTLKHFTAYGSPEGGHNGGIALTGPRDLQMSYLPPFRAAVKAGALSVMASYNAIDGIPCSSNGYLLKDVLVKDWGFKGFTVSDLGGIPGVRSNHHVAPDLETAAALSINAGLDADLGGEAYGDALIKAVKDKRVSMTVIDSAVAHVLRLKFEMGLFEHPYVDTAAVEQIVGTAASRALARRVALESIVLLKNDNQLLPLSKSIRHLAVIGPNADNIYNQLGDYTAPQPDDKVVTVLEGIKAKINGEVTYVKGCAIRDTTTGNIDAAVAAANNADAVVLVLGGSSARDFKTSYQATGAAEVNANAVSDMESGEGYDRVSLDLMGLQNKLMESLVATGKPVILVLIEGRPLNINWAAAHVPAILNAWYPGQEGGNAIADVLFGDYNPAGRLPISIPRSVGQLPVYYNYKSASRHDYVEMDARPLYAFGYGLSYTKFTYSDLRTTVKGKNVEITYTLKNTGSVAGDEVTQLYLQDDYSSVVTPVQQLKRFRRIRLQPGEQQEIRFTLTPEDLQLLNAQMQWVVEPGSFTVMVGGASDAIQLKGSFTL from the coding sequence ATGACGAGGACGCGCATCATTCTGTTTGCTTTACTGCTGACCACCGGCAGCGCCGGTGCACAAACCTATAAGAATGCCAAAGCGCCGGTACCCGCCAGGGTAAAGGACCTGCTGCAACGCATGACCCTGGAGGAAAAGGTAGGACAGCTCAATACTCTGCTGGGTTGGGAAATGTATGAAAAGCATGGCGATGCAGTAACAGTGAGTGAAGCATTCAGGCAGATAGAGACCAAGCGTTACATCGGCAGCTTCTGGGCTACCCTGCGTGCAGACCCGTGGACGAAGAAGACCCTGGAAACAGGCCTGTCGCCCCGCCAGTCTGCCATGGCCACCAACGCATTGCAACGTTACATGATGGAACATAGCCGCCTGGGCATCCCGTTGCTGCTGGCGGAGGAATGCCCGCATGGGCACATGGCCATTGGCACTACGGTGTTTCCTACATCCATTGGTCAGGCCAGCACCTGGGATACGGCGCTCATACATGACATGGCCAGTACCATTGCAGCAGAGGCGCGCGCACAGGGTGCCCACATTGGTTACGGGCCGGTGCTGGACCTGGTGCGGGAGCCCCGCTGGTCGCGCGTGGAGGAAACCTACGGGGAAGATCCATACCTGATCGGCCAGATGGGGGTGGCCATGGTAAAGGGTTTCCAGGGTACGGGCATTAACAGCGGTCACAATGTGATCTCCACCCTCAAACACTTCACCGCTTACGGCTCGCCGGAAGGAGGCCACAATGGCGGCATTGCGCTTACCGGCCCGCGTGACCTGCAGATGTCATACCTCCCTCCATTCCGCGCAGCGGTAAAAGCCGGTGCCCTGTCTGTCATGGCGTCTTACAATGCTATTGATGGCATTCCCTGCAGCAGCAACGGCTATTTGCTCAAAGATGTGCTGGTAAAGGACTGGGGCTTCAAAGGCTTTACAGTATCCGACCTGGGCGGTATTCCCGGGGTAAGGTCCAACCACCACGTGGCGCCGGATCTGGAAACTGCCGCTGCCTTGAGCATCAATGCCGGCCTGGATGCAGACCTGGGCGGGGAAGCATATGGAGATGCCCTGATAAAAGCGGTAAAGGATAAGCGTGTATCCATGACCGTTATAGACAGCGCTGTAGCCCACGTGCTGCGGCTCAAGTTTGAAATGGGCCTGTTTGAACATCCTTATGTAGATACTGCCGCCGTGGAGCAGATCGTGGGAACAGCCGCCAGCCGGGCATTGGCGCGCAGGGTAGCCCTGGAGTCCATTGTGCTGCTGAAGAATGACAACCAGTTGCTGCCCCTGTCCAAATCCATCCGCCACCTGGCGGTGATAGGCCCCAATGCAGACAATATTTACAACCAGTTGGGCGATTACACCGCACCCCAGCCGGACGATAAGGTCGTGACCGTACTGGAAGGCATTAAAGCGAAGATAAACGGGGAAGTCACTTACGTAAAAGGCTGTGCCATCCGTGACACTACCACGGGCAACATAGATGCGGCAGTAGCTGCCGCAAACAATGCTGACGCAGTAGTGCTGGTGCTGGGTGGTTCCAGTGCCCGTGATTTCAAAACATCGTACCAGGCCACCGGCGCTGCGGAAGTGAATGCAAACGCCGTAAGCGATATGGAAAGCGGGGAGGGGTACGACCGCGTCAGCCTGGACCTGATGGGCCTACAAAATAAACTGATGGAAAGCCTGGTGGCTACCGGCAAACCGGTGATCCTGGTGCTGATAGAAGGACGCCCGCTGAACATTAACTGGGCCGCGGCGCATGTACCGGCCATCCTCAATGCCTGGTATCCCGGCCAGGAAGGGGGCAATGCCATTGCAGACGTGCTTTTCGGGGACTACAATCCCGCCGGCCGCCTGCCCATTTCCATCCCGCGCTCCGTGGGCCAGCTACCGGTATATTACAATTACAAAAGCGCCTCCCGTCACGACTACGTGGAAATGGATGCCAGGCCATTGTATGCCTTTGGCTACGGTCTTAGCTATACGAAATTTACTTACAGTGACCTGCGCACCACGGTAAAGGGCAAGAACGTGGAGATAACGTACACACTGAAAAACACAGGCAGCGTAGCCGGTGATGAGGTAACGCAACTTTACCTGCAAGATGATTACAGCTCCGTGGTAACACCCGTGCAGCAGCTCAAAAGGTTCCGGCGCATTCGCCTGCAGCCTGGTGAGCAGCAGGAGATCCGCTTTACTTTAACCCCGGAAGACCTGCAGCTGCTCAATGCACAAATGCAATGGGTAGTGGAACCGGGCAGCTTTACCGTGATGGTGGGCGGCGCCAGCGATGCGATACAACTGAAGGGCAGTTTTACGTTGTGA
- a CDS encoding DUF4268 domain-containing protein, whose amino-acid sequence MYTKQEISRQKQAFWTAFGKYMKPILSADGEMISWSNYKTRVPGISFKLDADHKTASVIVEISATDAGLQQRLYQHLLGQRPILVEALGGEDWQWQPRTMDEYGRPVSRVRKDLPGVSVMRTEDWPAIISFFKPRIIGLDEYWSMARFSFQSML is encoded by the coding sequence ATGTACACGAAGCAGGAAATTTCCCGGCAGAAACAGGCCTTCTGGACGGCTTTTGGAAAATATATGAAACCCATTCTCTCCGCGGATGGGGAAATGATAAGCTGGTCGAACTACAAGACCCGGGTGCCCGGCATCAGCTTTAAACTGGATGCAGACCATAAAACCGCCAGTGTCATAGTAGAGATCTCCGCCACAGATGCGGGTTTGCAGCAGCGCCTGTATCAGCACCTCCTGGGCCAGCGCCCCATCCTGGTGGAAGCCCTGGGCGGGGAAGACTGGCAATGGCAGCCTCGAACCATGGATGAATACGGGCGCCCCGTAAGCCGCGTGCGCAAAGACCTGCCGGGCGTGTCTGTGATGCGCACGGAAGACTGGCCGGCCATCATTTCCTTTTTTAAACCCCGGATCATAGGGCTGGATGAATATTGGAGCATGGCCAGGTTCAGTTTCCAGTCAATGTTATAA
- a CDS encoding family 20 glycosylhydrolase has protein sequence MRKNLLLLMLLATGAGTSAQSITTNNHPRYPLIPWPSSLEAASGTAHVDAHSRIIVPAGTFTGEARALQQLLRKYLGPTAAPITSAGASTTATDIVLQDDAALTAPESYQVTVSEKRITLSAHQAAGMFYAVQTLRQLMPASVENGHGKDIPLPAAHIRDQPVYAWRGMMLDVSRHFFSMRYLRRFVDMMALYKFNKLHLHLTDDQGWRIEIKKYPKLTTLSGWRTFNDQDSACMKLAAQTGNPDLEIDPSHLRHVNGHTQYGGYYTQAEMKAFIQYAAARHIEVIPEIDMPGHMMAAILQYPELTCSGQARDWRESFSTPICPCKDTVLAFARNVFAEVAALFPSKYIHIGGDEVERSEWEKSALCQQFMKTHGLTNTAQLQSWFIDQMETLFHEKGKTLLGWDEIVEGGIDSTATVMFWRTWARMAPLKAASNGNKLVMTADGPLYFDALPDRYSLSAVYHYDPNDTIYHMNATQQRQIMGLQANLWTERVPTENRADYLLMPRMTALAESAWSRKDLYASYLQRLEAHYPRLENMGVHYRLQDLPEASEHRVFVDTATFFLASPAPQLTLRYTEQGFPTASSPALTKPLRINSNRTVRVAAFTPKGRRGDIKTITFEQQAYAAPVATFAQLQPGLQVQRIPGAFNTTKLIKGNADTTMVLTNVALPAGMPESYALLFHGYLKVPATGIYSFFLLSDDGSVLKIADRVVVDNDGGHSAEEKSGQIALGGGLHPFVLDYMNIGGGADLQLLYSQDGGKPQPVPASWFFRSGTPN, from the coding sequence ATGAGGAAAAATTTATTGCTGCTGATGCTGCTGGCCACAGGTGCCGGCACCAGCGCCCAATCTATTACTACTAACAACCACCCCCGTTATCCGCTCATTCCCTGGCCCTCCAGCCTGGAAGCTGCCAGCGGTACGGCCCACGTAGATGCACATTCCCGTATTATTGTTCCCGCAGGTACCTTCACCGGCGAAGCCCGCGCCCTGCAGCAGTTGCTGCGCAAATACCTGGGCCCCACCGCGGCACCCATTACCAGCGCCGGCGCCAGCACCACTGCCACAGATATTGTGCTGCAGGACGATGCCGCCCTCACCGCACCGGAAAGCTACCAGGTAACCGTAAGTGAAAAACGCATCACCCTCTCCGCCCACCAGGCAGCCGGCATGTTCTACGCAGTGCAGACCCTGCGACAGCTGATGCCTGCATCCGTGGAAAACGGCCATGGGAAAGACATTCCCCTGCCCGCCGCCCACATCCGGGACCAGCCGGTGTACGCCTGGCGTGGCATGATGCTGGACGTATCCCGCCACTTCTTTTCCATGCGCTACCTGCGGCGCTTCGTGGACATGATGGCTTTGTATAAATTCAACAAGCTGCACCTCCACCTCACAGACGACCAGGGCTGGCGCATTGAAATAAAAAAATACCCCAAACTGACCACGTTGAGCGGCTGGCGTACGTTCAACGACCAGGACTCTGCCTGCATGAAACTGGCTGCGCAAACCGGCAACCCCGACCTGGAAATAGATCCCAGCCACCTGCGTCACGTGAACGGACATACGCAGTATGGCGGCTACTATACCCAGGCAGAAATGAAAGCTTTCATTCAATACGCCGCCGCCCGCCATATTGAGGTGATCCCTGAAATAGACATGCCCGGCCACATGATGGCCGCCATTCTCCAGTACCCCGAACTTACCTGCAGCGGCCAGGCCAGGGACTGGCGGGAGAGCTTCTCCACGCCCATCTGCCCCTGCAAAGACACGGTGCTGGCCTTTGCCCGCAATGTGTTTGCCGAAGTTGCCGCCCTCTTTCCCTCCAAGTACATCCACATTGGCGGAGACGAAGTGGAAAGGAGCGAATGGGAAAAGTCTGCACTGTGCCAGCAGTTCATGAAAACGCATGGACTTACCAACACGGCCCAACTGCAATCCTGGTTCATTGACCAGATGGAGACCTTGTTCCATGAAAAAGGCAAGACCCTCCTGGGCTGGGACGAGATCGTGGAAGGTGGTATAGACAGCACCGCCACCGTAATGTTCTGGCGCACCTGGGCCAGGATGGCGCCGCTGAAAGCCGCCAGCAATGGCAACAAGCTGGTAATGACCGCGGATGGGCCGCTTTATTTTGACGCCCTGCCAGACAGATATAGCCTGAGCGCGGTGTACCACTACGATCCGAATGATACCATTTACCACATGAATGCCACGCAGCAGCGGCAGATCATGGGCCTGCAGGCCAACCTGTGGACGGAAAGGGTACCCACGGAAAACAGGGCAGACTACCTGCTGATGCCGCGCATGACCGCCCTTGCAGAATCTGCCTGGAGCCGCAAAGACCTGTATGCGTCTTACCTGCAACGCCTGGAAGCGCACTATCCCCGCCTGGAGAACATGGGCGTGCATTACCGCCTGCAAGACCTGCCAGAGGCCAGTGAGCACCGGGTGTTTGTAGATACTGCCACCTTCTTTCTTGCCTCACCCGCACCACAACTTACGCTGCGGTATACAGAACAGGGCTTTCCTACCGCATCTTCCCCAGCCCTCACCAAACCTTTGCGGATCAACAGTAACCGCACGGTACGCGTGGCCGCATTCACCCCAAAAGGCCGCCGGGGTGATATTAAGACCATCACGTTTGAACAACAGGCCTATGCCGCGCCGGTGGCTACATTCGCCCAACTGCAGCCCGGCCTCCAGGTGCAGCGCATACCGGGCGCGTTCAACACCACCAAGTTGATAAAAGGAAATGCAGATACCACCATGGTGCTCACAAACGTGGCACTGCCAGCCGGCATGCCGGAGTCTTATGCATTACTGTTCCACGGTTACCTGAAAGTGCCTGCCACCGGCATTTACAGCTTTTTCCTTTTGTCTGATGACGGCAGTGTGCTGAAGATCGCAGACCGTGTAGTGGTGGATAATGATGGCGGGCATTCCGCAGAGGAAAAAAGTGGGCAGATAGCCCTGGGCGGGGGGTTACACCCGTTTGTACTGGATTATATGAACATAGGTGGCGGGGCCGACCTGCAACTGTTGTATAGCCAGGATGGGGGTAAGCCGCAGCCGGTACCAGCTTCCTGGTTCTTCCGCAGCGGTACCCCCAACTGA